One window of the Triticum dicoccoides isolate Atlit2015 ecotype Zavitan chromosome 3B, WEW_v2.0, whole genome shotgun sequence genome contains the following:
- the LOC119277914 gene encoding beta-hexosaminidase 3-like, producing MALALRLLLALLAIGSCIAADHVDLWPMPKSVSHGTQRLYVSNNATMSMAGSKYSDGKAILKDAFQRMLDLMKLNHNADGANPSSSLLTGVNIVVLSTQDELGFEVDESYNLTVPTIGEPLHAQIEAQTVFGALHALQTFSQLCHFEFTSRLIGLNSAPWMISDAPRFPYRGLLIDTSRHYLPLATIKGVIDAMTYSKLNVLHWHIVDEQSFPIEIPSYPKLWNGSYSYSERYTMPDAIDIVRYAEKRGVNVLAEIDVPGHARSWGVGYPELWPSDSCREPLDVSNNFTFKVIDGILSDFSKVFKFKFAHLGGDEVNTSCWTETPHIKEWLNNNHMNVSDAYRYFVLRAQKIAISHGYEVINWEETFNNFGDKLDRKTVVHNWLGGDVAPKVVAAGLRCTVSNQDKWYLDHLDATWEGFYLNEPLKGINNTEQQRLVIGGEVCMWGEQIDASDIEQTIWPRAAAAAERLWSPLEQIAEDTRSATSRLSRFRCLLNQRGVAAAPLAGDGRTAPYEPGPCVRQ from the exons ATGGCGCTAGCTCTGCGGCTCCTCCTCGCGCTCCTGGCAATTGGATCCTGCATAGCTGCCGACCACGTCGACCTGTGGCCGATGCCCAAGTCGGTGTCCCACGGGACGCAGAGGCTCTACGTCAGCAACAACGCCACCATGTCGATGGCGGGAAGCAAGTATTCCGACGGCAAGGCGATCCTCAAGGACGCCTTCCAAAGGATGCTCGATTTGATGAAGCTCAACCACAACGCTGACGGTGCAAACCCAAGCTCCTCCCTGCTTACCGGTGTTAACATAGTCGTTCTTTCGACACAAGATGAG CTCGGTTTCGAGGTGGACGAGTCATACAACCTGACTGTTCCTACAATAGGGGAGCCACTGCATGCGCAGATCGAG GCTCAAACAGTTTTTGGAGCACTTCACGCCTTACAG ACATTTAGCCAACTGTGTCACTTTGAGTTCACATCAAGGCTTATTGGACTCAACTCAGCTCCGTGGATGATTAGTGATGCGCCCAGATTTCCTTACCGAGGCCTTCTTATTG ATACCTCAAGGCATTATCTTCCTCTCGCGACAATTAAAGGAGTGATTGATGCAATGACATACAGTAAACTG AATGTTCTCCATTGGCATATCGTGGATGAGCAGTCATTTCCGATTGAAATACCTTCATACCCAAAACTGTGGAATGGTTCATACTCATATTCTGAGAGATACACAATGCCTGATGCCATCGACATCGTACG ATATGCTGAAAAAAGAGGTGTAAATGTCTTGGCCGAGATTGATGTTCCTGGCCATGCTCGCTCATG GGGTGTTGGCTACCCAGAATTGTGGCCATCAGATAGCTGCAGAGAACCGCTTGATGTCAGTAACAACTTTACCTTCAAAGTTATTGATGGTATTCTTTCAG ATTTTAGCAAggttttcaaattcaaatttgcccACTTAGGAGGTGATGAAGTCAATACAA GCTGCTGGACTGAAACACCCCACATTAAGGAATG GTTGAATAATAACCACATGAATGTGTCGGATGCATACAGATATTTTGTGTTGAGAGCCCAAAAGATAGCAATATCACATGGATACGAAGTCATTAACTG GGAAGAAACGTTTAACAACTTCGGAGATAAGTTGGACCGTAAAACTGTGGTGCATAACTG GCTTGGGGGGGATGTAGCACCAAAAGTGGTTGCTGCAGGGCTGAGATGCACAGTAAGCAACCAGGATAAGTGGTACCTAGATCACTTGGATGCCACATGGGAAGGATTTTACCTGAATGAACCCCTGAAAGGAATCAACAACACAGAACAGCAACGGTTGGTTATTGGTGGTGAGGTTTGCATGTGGGGAGAGCAAATCGATGCATCGGATATTGAACAAACTATTTGGCCACGTGCTGCAGCAGCTGCAG AGAGACTGTGGAGTCCACTTGAGCAGATTGCTGAAGACACCAGGTCAGCCACATCAAGACTGTCACGCTTCAGGTGTTTGCTGAATCAGAGAGGGGTAGCTGCTGCACCACTAGCTGGCGATGGCCGTACAGCACCATATGAACCTGGTCCCTGTGTAAGGCAATAG